A window of Coffea eugenioides isolate CCC68of unplaced genomic scaffold, Ceug_1.0 ScVebR1_507;HRSCAF=1196, whole genome shotgun sequence contains these coding sequences:
- the LOC113758437 gene encoding putative late blight resistance protein homolog R1A-3: MASCCLTCISAILDDLQLLENLCPKTPAWKSELFEMMSLKIYLGIFRTFLLCLRKWGDDDDANLGALVVRMKDYISKLGQAIHKFYLTSVEDGYRMKLAAHIPDDLEEEASSLVEEIKDLKYLTRLSSKSPVKKDDLMDIMDSLLESPRYIVYLAENQSLYAGYAELSEHFAEKLTFLKNFLCFLTLHGFEDTQLGPLLTHIKSVAINAACNNGVLFSKSSMSRNNLIWYLLQEIIFAEPEVYKTCVQALISSKLSRQAYKEKDENIFRDFIDSLLVYLWEILKTGTCIMISLKDRLKMLYDGLRSLRIILKENPNNFDEKMRDLTGLLLCDAGLVIFSLSLNVIKDGSVKEMDLESFHDFLKRIKLFKAIVAEKYPETSPSSEFPRTNELGFIDFLLKYMEDLTNPDAHSVALSNYPIHAIHEELVYLHSSLGRNVELRNEDRELQALWDRVVEVAYKVEFLIDSLLVGDILDSSSISFDSIVEEIKIIKAAALNIFDKKTLDLNVKEVTKRPNNMPSQGSMPIINDMIVGLEDEATSIINRLTRGSSQLQIIPIVGMPGLGKTTLAKKVYNDSSVMSHFYARAWCTVSQTYHKKNLLLQILTSIHTKLHDKFVEMSEEDLAQEVKRGLLRTKYLIVLDDIWDTEAWNALEASFPDNRNGSRVIMTSRNRDLAALRGELDEGPHFLRPLTADESWDLLSKRLFPGKDLPPPELCELRMQTVEMCQGLPLTIVILAGILANEDQYSWKKVVEGLNSSMLSSTEQCTAALELSYNNLPDYLKSCFLYFGAFPEDHEHTTERLNWLWVAEGFTQKTQFKSAEDVANDFLMDLIHRSLVIVSKQRSIGGVKACRVHDLLHEFCVTKGKEENFLQLVRGYDEIYTFRVPRNLRRLCINSNPAHFCKSRLFAPTIRSLIHSDGGKRYRRLALESSSMFGIFKLVRVLELSNIYLGTTFPRELELLVQLRYLAILGNMDSIPSSIANLSILETFILKTFVGTVLLPDTIWNLKKLRHLQNSCLFLLPTDNLDTAANLCDLNTFSSVSFSSLDIVRKVFSKIPTINKLKCIFVVENEHNWVSADKIPVLDYPSGLESLNLMFNHYTSLPCQFEFQFPLAIRKLTLCGFLFPWSKISAIENLPNLEVLKLLRDAFDGEIWNVEKEGFPKVRFLKIAALDIVKWTAYEGVDSFPSLQKLVLINCRSLKEISSCLGSSTLEIIEASDCPYSASFIKPLQEEQMDLGNADLKILIS; the protein is encoded by the coding sequence ATGGCCTCCTGTTGTCTTACTTGCATTTCAGCCATCTTGGATGATCTGCAGTTGCTGGAGAACCTGTGTCCTAAAACTCCAGCTTGGAAGAGCGAGCTCTTCGAAATGATGTCATTAAAAATATATCTAGGAATTTTCAGAACATTTCTTCTATGTTTGAGAAAGTGGGGCGATGATGATGATGCAAATCTGGGAGCACTGGTTGTTAGGATGAAAGATTACATTTCCAAACTGGGACAGGCGATTCATAAGTTCTATCTTACTAGTGTGGAAGATGGATATCGTATGAAACTTGCGGCACATATCCCAGATGATCTAGAAGAAGAAGCGTCATCTCTCGTAGAAGAAATCAAGGATTTAAAGTACTTGACAAGGCTGTCTAGCAAGTCCCCGGTAAAGAAAGATGATCTAATGGATATCATGGACTCTCTTCTGGAAAGCCCTCGGTACATTGTTTACCTTGCAGAGAACCAGTCACTCTATGCAGGTTATGCAGAACTATCCGAACACTTTGCAGAGAAGTTGACATTCTTGAAAAACTTCCTCTGTTTTCTTACCCTTCATGGCTTCGAAGATACGCAATTGGGACCTTTATTGACTCACATTAAATCTGTTGCCATCAATGCAGCATGCAACAATGGAGTGTTGTTCTCTAAGTCGTCCATGTCACGTAACAATCTTATTTGGTACCTGCTGCAGGAGATCATTTTTGCAGAACCCGAAGTCTATAAGACATGTGTCCAGGCCCTGATTTCTTCAAAGTTATCAAGACAAGCATACAAGGAAAAAGATGAGAACATATTCAGAGACTTCATCGATTCTCTCCTAGTCTATCTTTGGGAGATACTTAAGACTGGAACTTGTATTATGATTTCTTTGAAGGATCGATTGAAAATGCTTTATGACGGGCTGAGATCCTTGAGAATCATTCTCAAGGAGAACCCCAACAATTTTGATGAGAAAATGAGAGATCTTACTGGACTCTTGCTCTGTGATGCAGGACTTgttattttttccctttctctcaATGTAATTAAAGATGGATCTGTCAAGGAAATGGATCTCGAGTCTTTTCATGATTTCCTGAAAAGAATAAAGCTTTTCAAGGCAATAGTTGCAGAGAAATATCCAGAAACATCACCATCATCCGAGTTTCCTAGGACCAATGAGTTGGGATTTATCGATTTTCTTCTAAAATATATGGAAGATTTGACAAATCCTGATGCCCATTCAGTTGCTCTTTCAAACTATCCAATTCATGCAATCCATGAAGAACTTGTTTACTTGCACTCCTCCTTGGGAAGAAATGTGGAATTGCGCAATGAAGATCGGGAGCTTCAAGCACTTTGGGATCGTGTTGTTGAGGTGGCATACAAGGTAGAATTTCTTATCGACTCCTTGTTGGTTGGAGACATTCTAGATTCTTCTTCAATCTCATTTGATTCCATTGTAGAAGAAATTAAGATCATCAAAGCTGCGGCCTTGAacatttttgataaaaaaacaCTTGACCTCAATGTTAAGGAAGTTACCAAGAGACCAAATAACATGCCATCACAGGGAAGCATGCCAATAATCAATGACATGATCGTGGGATTGGAGGATGAGGCAACCTCAATAATCAATCGACTCACAAGAGGATCATCCCAACTGCAAATAATTCCTATTGTAGGTATGCCAGGACTTGGTAAGACTACATTAGCcaaaaaagtttacaatgatTCTTCAGTTATGTCACATTTTTATGCACGTGCTTGGTGCACTGTCTCTCAAACGTATCACAAGAAAAATCTGTTGCTTCAAATTTTGACTTCTATTCATACCAAGCTTCATGACAAATTTGTTGAGATGTCTGAAGAAGATTTGGCTCAGGAAGTCAAAAGAGGTTTGCTAAGGACAAAATATCTCATtgttttggatgatatatggGACACTGAAGCGTGGAACGCATTGGAAGCATCATTTCCTGATAACCGAAATGGAAGTAGAGTGATCATGACAAGTCGAAATCGTGATCTTGCTGCTCTGAGAGGTGAACTTGATGAAGGACCTCATTTCCTTCGCCCACTCACTGCTGATGAGAGTTGGGATTTGCTAAGTAAAAGGTTATTTCCTGGAAAAGACTTGCCTCCTCCAGAATTATGCGAACTCCGAATGCAAACCGTGGAAATGTGTCAAGGACTACCACTTACCATCGTCATTCTTGCTGGAATTCTAGCAAATGAGGACCAATATAGTTGGAAAAAGGTAGTGGAAGGTTTAAACTCGAGCATGCTCTCTAGTACAGAACAATGCACTGCCGCATTAGAATTGAGTTACAACAATTTACCAGATTATTTGAAGTCATGCTTTCTATACTTTGGAGCATTTCCTGAAGATCATGAACACACTACAGAGAGGTTGAATTGGTTATGGGTGGCTGAAGGATTTACCCAGAAAACTCAGTTCAAGAGTGCAGAGGATGTGGCAAATGATTTCTTAATGGATCTTATCCACAGAAGCTTGGTCATTGTTTCCAAGCAAAGATCCATTGGTGGTGTCAAAGCTTGTCGCGTTCATGATTTGCTGCATGAGTTTTGTGTGACAAAAGgcaaagaagaaaattttctgCAGCTGGTACGTGGGTATGATGAAATATATACTTTCAGAGTGCCACGCAACCTACGCCGCCTATGCATCAACTCTAACCCAGCGCACTTTTGCAAGTCCAGGTTATTTGCTCCCACAATCCGTTCTCTAATACATTCCGATGGTGGTAAAAGGTACCGACGTCTTGCTTTAGAGAGTTCATCCATGTTTGGTATCTTCAAACTTGTTAGAGTGTTAGAATTGAGCAACATATATCTAGGTACTACTTTTCCTAGGGAACTAGAATTATTGGTTCAATTGAGGTACTTGGCAATTCTAGGAAATATGGATTCAATTCCATCTTCCATAGCCAATCTCTcaattttggaaactttcatCCTGAAAACATTTGTTGGGACTGTTTTACTACCTGATACTATATGGAATCTGAAGAAGCTAAGGCACTTACAAAACagttgtttatttttgttaccCACAGACAATCTTGACACAGCTGCAAACTTGTGTGATTTGAATACCTTCTCCAGtgtatctttttcttctttggatATCGTCCGCAAGGTATTCAGTAAAATTCCTACTATCAACAAGCTGAAATGCATTTTCGTTGTGGAAAATGAACATAATTGGGTTTCAGCAGACAAGATTCCAGTACTTGACTATCCAAGTGGATTAGAATCACTGAATCTGATGTTCAATCATTATACAAGTCTTCCATGCCAGTTTGAGTTTCAATTCCCTTTGGCAATTAGAAAGTTGACTCTATGCGGTTTTCTTTTTCCCTGGAGCAAAATTTCGGCGATCGAAAATCTTCCCAATCTGGAGGTTCTCAAATTACTCCGTGACGCCTTTGATGGGGAAATATGGAACGTGGAAAAAGAGGGGTTCCCTAAAGTTAGATTTCTGAAAATAGCTGCCTTGGATATTGTCAAGTGGACTGCCTACGAGGGTGTGGATAGTTTTCCAAGTCTGCAGAAACTAGTATTGATAAATTGTCGCTCTTTAAAGGAGATCTCTTCTTGTTTGGGGAGTTCAACTCTTGAAATAATTGAGGCGTCTGATTGTCCCTACTCTGCAAGTTTTATAAAGCCACTTCAGGAGGAGCAAATGGACTTGGGAAATGCTGATCTGAAGATCCTTATTTCATAA